A genomic region of Lytechinus pictus isolate F3 Inbred chromosome 2, Lp3.0, whole genome shotgun sequence contains the following coding sequences:
- the LOC129280504 gene encoding probable E3 ubiquitin-protein ligase HECTD4, giving the protein MASNCVTDTTQWLSVNEESLFLHDGLLRVSDLVNLPKHLNNANPQNSSDEVVSFDTKNPTELSQRLVSVCERHNNIYAYSRLLEYRLNALKGLWNAHLQINSNVEQLERETFGEEEVTNAAGIGGLSLLKKVAWHGAEPAAFSSRLGLLLLFPLLRSQQRINPELSSETAVLLLNCLRDCLPLSLSKEPTDCLDGLENLLSSWLGESDEIDVIARVKPHEEQHAIQQQRQQLASALVAFACARGSTGTFIHTTHLLQQLAPSIGPLPIADILQRLLRLEGGPGSPSYLHGSRHVVCWGFEDMLGEKEEKTEDKEKEKESITGRSLACDGVFLYCTNARGKCLAKIGSGLHGTLRGFVYARNPDLPVGLIACTDKILLHRPLEADSKTELLGSIINRDTLKVEGNVKMPETLVNASQVTVSLCSDGTYFYRVWCPPGPDKSGKGQPVTVDFLNLKEQDGEIIADRLRPSIVLVRNEDIVRGVTDPLLLRLRAFRPGNAAALAQLTNSNGNSGGREEISTTSCGLTLKLLRRSPIYCCGSSIVMVTSPPGGSSSSASRSLFSTTAGLSGLRTLATSICFNLSNGLLTSKLELMDAPACAIARGSNVQGLGICYDELNNTIWTCSPDWVDQWQNPGLRASHHVCKQLGVPQPPLIDKTPQDNMLEVSEVVGLLLHHVGSSSCHKVHSEVYQSPALGRLMAAPTPPPITHLRRLCAIIEKAVEEQNLAIIQCMLVVLQVVFKSHAFNPDNVDERNILERTRKLVWGLLTSSDEKFGAERLITEACNVIKTGLSVLFNGSDQINGLLRQLLTDGDSTSSLGKLRDMILTELAHQLRQTSRKENHKFDEGLVQMIMNISERESRQLLSQCLTSDRPAESISANVPLASPCQQFLTSLELHILQGIIMNDEKMEEGTSATTKPTGPKPCTKEVEDTVLKLATKIFNGCEQILETLLGMCNDLMNSGQASQMQVLDRVVKGTILGYLLPGLVTALRHPNLRSLDLAEALVPQVVRLTVLISQVAMAIGNTAHQEKKMDKNSSQPHDVVTDLLASHIKDKSEKSCENYLTKLRIPAPWAAGKTVETIHPVRDNYKFRETVHIPGARCLYLRFEPRCASQYDYDKVVIYAGPNTNSRKVVEYGGNTYGYGSRSVLGSGWPKDLVKVIRELSKVTLAKQL; this is encoded by the exons ATGGCTTCAAACTGTGTTACAGATACAACGCAGTGGCTATCAGTGAACGAAGAATCGTTGTTTTTGCATGACGGATTATTGCGGGTAAGCGATCTTGTGAACTTGCCGAAACATCTCAACAACGCAAACCCTCAAAACAGTTCAGATGAGGTGGTTTCATTTGACACTAAAAATCCAACAGAATTGAGTCAGAGACTGGTATCTGTCTGCGAGAGACACAATAATATATATGCTTACTCAAGACTTTTAGAATATCGACTAAATGCCTTGAAAGGCCTATGGAATGCCCATCTCCAAATAAATAGCAATGTGGAACAGCTGGAAAGAGAGACGTTTGGCGAAGAGGAAGTGACAAACGCTGCCGGCATCGGCGGCCTAAGTTTGCTGAAGAAAGTCGCTTGGCATGGAGCTGAACCAGCAGCCTTTTCAAGTCGTCTTGGACTACTTCTCCTTTTTCCACTCCTTCGGTCACAACAGAGAATAAATCCAGAGTTAAGCAGCGAAACAGCGGTTCTGCTTCTTAATTGCCTTCGAGATTGTCTTCCACTGAGCCTTTCAAAAGAACCCACAGATTGTTTGGATGGACTGGAAAACTTGTTGAGTTCCTGGCTTGGTGAAAGTGATGAGATTGATGTGATTGCTCGTGTGAAACCACATGAAGAGCAACATGCCATCCAACAACAACGCCAACAACTTGCCTCTGCCTTGGTTGCATTTGCCTGTGCAAg GGGCTCAACAGGAACATTCATTCACACTACACACCTCCTGCAGCAGCTTGCCCCGAGTATAGGTCCACTCCCCATAGCGGATATCCTTCAGAGACTACTCCGGCTTGAAGGAGGGCCAGGATCTCCATCCTATCTCCATGGTAGCCGCCATGTCGTGTGCTGGGGATTTGAGGACATGCTGGGTGAGAAGGAAGAGAAGACAGaggataaagagaaagaaaaag AATCAATTACTGGTAGGAGCCTGGCCTGTGATGGTGTGTTTTTGTACTGCACCAATGCAAGGGGTAAATGTCTTGCTAAGATTGGATCTGGATTACATGGGACCTTAAG AGGCTTTGTCTACGCCCGTAACCCTGACCTTCCAGTAGGCTTGATTGCTTGCACTGACAAGATATTGCTGCATCGCCCTCTGGAGGCAGACTCTAAAACAGAGTTATTGGGGTCCATCATCAATAGAGATACTCTTAAG GTTGAAGGTAATGTGAAGATGCCCGAGACCCTGGTCAATGCTTCTCAAGTCACTGTCTCACTATGCAGTGATGGTACCTACTTCTATAGAGTCTGGTGCCCTCCTGGACCGGACAAGAGTGGCAAAGGTCAACCTGTAACCGTCGATTTCCTAAACTTGAAG GAGCAAGATGGTGAGATCATTGCTGATCGTCTTAGACCATCAATCGTACTAGTTAGGAATGAGGATATAGTAAGAGGTGTGACAGACCCACTTCTCTTGAGACTGAGAGCGTTCCGCCCAGGTAATGCTGCTGCACTAGCACAACTCACCAACTCCAATGGTAATTCAGGTGGCAGAGAAGAAATAT CTACCACAAGCTGTGGCCTGACCCTGAAGCTCCTTCGCAGGTCACCTATATATTGCTGCGGCAGTAGTATTGTGATGGTGACATCGCCCCCTGGAGGAAGTAGCAGCTCAGCTTCTCGATCCCTATTCAGTACTACTGCTGGGCTTAGTGGACTTAGAA CATTGGCAACAAGCATCTGTTTCAATCTTTCAAATGGTCTCCTAACCAGCAAGCTAGAGCTTATGGATGCCCCAGCATGTGCTATTGCTAGAGGATCAAACGTCCAGGGTCTAG GTATTTGCTATGACGAGCTCAACAACACCATCTGGACCTGTTCTCCCGACTGGGTTGACCAATGGCAGAATCCTGGGCTGAGGGCTTCTCACCATGTCTGTAAGCAGCTTGGAGTACCACAACCTCCACTCATTGACAAGACACCACAGG ACAATATGTTAGAGGTATCTGAGGTTGTGGGTCTCCTTCTTCACCATGTGGGGAGCTCCAGCTGTCACAAAGTACACAGTGAAGTATACCAGAGCCCCGCCCTAGGGAGACTCATGGCTGCCCCTACCCCACCCCCAATCACCCATCTCAGACGGTTGTGTGCCATAATAGAGAAGGCCGTAGAAGAACAGAATCTTGCCATCATTCAGTGCATGCTGGTCGTTCTGCAG GTTGTCTTCAAGTCACATGCCTTCAATCCAGACAATGTTGATGAGAGGAACATCTTAGAAAGGACTAG GAAACTGGTCTGGGGTCTGTTGACATCAAGTGATGAGAAGTTTGGAGCAGAGAGACTTATAACTGAAGCCTGTAATGTTATCAA gaCTGGTCTTTCTGTGCTATTCAATGGTTCTGATCAAATCAACGGTCTGCTTCGTCAACTTCTGACCGATGGAGACTCTACATCCTCCTTGGGTAAACTAAGAGATATGATCCTAACAGAGCTGGCTCATCAACTCAGGCAGACTTCCAGAAAAGAGAATCACAA GTTTGATGAAGGCTTGGTCCAGATGATCATGAATATATCAGAAAGGGAATCACGTCAACTCCTTAGCCAGTGCCTCACCAGTGATAGACCAGCTGAATCGATATCAGCTAATGTACCA CTTGCCAGCCCTTGCCAACAGTTCCTAACATCCCTTGAGCTACACATCTTACAAGGTATTATCATGAATGACGAGAAGATGGAGGAGGGAACTTCCGCTACCACTAAACCGACCGGTCCCAAGCCATGCACGAAGGAGGTAGAGGACACTGTTCTCAAATTGGCCACTAAGATATTCAATGGATGCGAACAG ATTCTGGAAACTCTACTGGGCATGTGCAATGACCTAATGAACTCTGGTCAGGCCAGTCAGATGCAGGTCCTGGACCGGGTAGTGAAAGGAACTATACTTGGCTATCTGCTACCAGGTCTAGTCACAGCCTTACGTCATCCTAACCTGCGCAGTCTGGACCTAGCTGAAGCCTTGGTCCCTCAGGTTGTCAGACTAACTGTCCTCATCAGTCAG GTTGCCATGGCTATAGGAAACACTGCTCATCAGGAGAAGAAGATGGATAAGAACAGCTCTCAGCCTCATGATGTTGTTACAGACCTTCTTGCCAGCCACATCAAAGACAA GAGTGAGAAGAGCTGCGAGAACTATCTGACAAAGCTTCGAATCCCGGCGCCCTGGGCCGCTGGTAAGACAGTCGAGACCATTCACCCTGTCAGAGATAACTACAAGTTCAGAGAGACTGTTCACATCCCGGGTGCAAGGTGTCTCTATCTCAGATTTGAACCTCGTTGTGCATCCCAGTATGATTATGACAAG GTTGTGATATATGCTGGACCCAACACAAATTCAAGGAAAGTTGTGGAGTATGGTGGCAATACGTACGGATACGGTAGTAGGAGTGTATTGGGATCGGGCTGGCCCAAAGACTTGGTCAAG GTTATTCGGGAACTTAGCAAAGTAACCCTCGCTAagcaattgtga